Proteins encoded by one window of Dioscorea cayenensis subsp. rotundata cultivar TDr96_F1 chromosome 6, TDr96_F1_v2_PseudoChromosome.rev07_lg8_w22 25.fasta, whole genome shotgun sequence:
- the LOC120263393 gene encoding pre-mRNA-splicing factor ATP-dependent RNA helicase DEAH1 isoform X1 — protein MASESYLKTWVSDKLMTLMGYSKSVVVQYVIRLSKESSSPSDLLSKLLEYGFSSSADTRSFAEEIFAKVPHRQSGMSDYQKQEKEAALFAKKQMSYKLLDADDDDDEGAGSVTATSAASQPGKKESHRKRFRRKNETQDDEDDEVTTSKDVGRQVRSRTSEVDDGDDGDDDSESEAARIRDQEARERLERNIRERDAAGTRKLMEPKVSKKEEEEMIRRSAAMEQDDTSDLRVVSRQMYLQKRREKKLLELRDDIIDHEYLFEGVKLTEAEEREFRYKKQIFELAKEHVENLDDIDEYRMPDAYDQEGGVNQEKRFAAAVQRYKDSAVGDKMNPFAEQEAWEEHQIGKATLKFGSKNKKQAVDDYQYVFEDGIDFIKESVMDGVQVERHKTFFSLDSYICCGCYLLNAVLILDVYSSSMKMHWMARLLKMLLQNLHFKRFKYDVFNNFRLANFSIAYDDRKTLPIYPYREELLQAVNDHQVLVIVGETGSGKTTQIPQYLHEAGYTKHGKVGCTQPRRVAAMSVAARVSQEMGVKLGHEVGYSIRFEDCTSEKTILKYMTDGMLLREFLGEPDLASYSVVMVDEAHERTLSTDILFGLVKDISRFRKDLKLLISSATLDAEKFSDYFDSAPIFKIPGRRFPVDIHFTKAPEADYIDAAIVTVLQIHVTQPPGDILVFLTGQEEIETVDEILKHRTRGLGTKIAELIICPIYANLPTELQAKIFEPTPEGARKVVLATNIAETSLTIDGIKYVVDPGFCKIKSYNPRTGMESLQINPISKASAMQRAGRSGRTGPGKCFRLYTAYNYHHDLEDNTVPEIQRTNLANVVLTLKSLGIHDLVNFDFMDPPPSEAILKALELLFALSALNSKGELTMVGRRMAEFPLDPMLSKMIVASDKYKCSDEIISIAAMLSVGNSIFYRPKDKQVHADNARLNFHTGNVGDHIALLNVYNSWKETNFSTQWCYENYIQVRSMKRARDIRDQLEGLLERVEIEITASPNDLDAVKKAITSGFFHHSARLQKTGAYKTVKNPQTVYIHPSSGLAQVLPRWVIYHELVLTAKEYMRQVIELKPDWLVEIAPHYYKLKDVEDTGSKKMPRGQGRAAMD, from the exons ATGGCAAGCGAGAGCTACTTGAAAACTTGGGTTTCGGATAAGCTGATGACTCTGATGGGATACTCCAAGAGCGTTGTCGTGCAATATGTTATCCGTTTGT CTAAGGAATCGTCTTCACCCTCTGATCTTCTAAGCAAGTTGTTGGAATATGGGTTTTCTTCATCAGCAGACACACGGTCGTTTGCTGAAGAGATATTTGCTAAAGTTCCTCACAGACAATCTGGTATGAGT GATTACCAAAAACAGGAAAAAGAAGCAGCTTTGTTTGCAAAGAAGCAAATGAGTTACAAATTGTTGGATgctgatgatgacgatgatgaagGAGCTGGCTCAGTAACTGCCACCTCTGCAGCTTCTCAGCCTGGAAAAAAAGAGTCCCATAGAAAGCGttttaggaggaaaaatgaaacccaagatgatgaagatgatgag GTGACTACATCCAAAGATGTTGGGCGCCAAGTTCGAAGCCGTACTTCTGAGGTTGATGATGGCGATGATGGCGATGATGACAGTGAG TCAGAAGCAGCTAGAATACGTGATCAAGAAGCAAGAGAGCGACTGGAAaggaatattagagaaagagatGCAGCTGGAACTCGGAAG TTGATGGAACCCAAGGTTTCGAAGAAGGAGGAAG AGGAGATGATTCGAAGATCTGCAGCTATGGAGCAAGACGACACTTCAGATCTAAG AGTGGTGTCGAGACAAATGTATTTGCAGAAAAGGCGAGAGAAGAAGCTTTTGGAGCTGCG GGATGATATTATAGACCATGAGTATCTCTTTGAGGGTGTCAAGTTGACAGAAGCAGAAGAGCGCGAGTTTAG GTACAAGAAACAAATTTTTGAGCTTGCCAAAGAGCATGTAGAAAATCTTGATGATATTGATGAG TATAGGATGCCTGATGCATATGATCAAGAGGGGGGTGTAAATCAAGAGAAAAGATTTGCTGCAGCTGTGCAGCGATACAA GGATTCTGCTGTGGGTGATAAAATGAATCCGTTTGCAGAACAAGAAGCATGGGAAGAACACCAAATTG GTAAGGCAACCCTAAAGTTTGGCTCTAAGAACAAAAAACAAGCAGTGGATGATTATCA GTATGTTTTTGAGGATGGGATTGACTTCATCAAGGAATCTGTTATGGATGGTGTCCAGGTGGAAAGacataaaacatttttttcccttgattcTTACATTTGCTGTGGTTGTTATCTCCTGAATGCTGTTCTGATCTTAGATGTGTATTCAAGCAGTATGAAGATGCATTGGATGGCGAGACTCCTGAAGATGTTGCTGCAAAATCTGCACTTCAAAAGATTCAAGTATGACGTCTTTAACAACTTTCGGCTTGCAAATTTTTCCATTGCTTAT GATGATAGGAAGACCTTGCCCATCTATCCTTATCGCGAAGAACTACTCCAGGCTGTTAATGATCATCAG gTCCTTGTAATTGTTGGGGAGACTGGCTCTGGAAAGACTACTCAGATACCTCAATACCTTCATGAAGCTGGATATACAAAACATGGGAAG GTTGGATGCACACAACCACGACGTGTTGCAGCCATGAGTGTTGCTGCACGAGTGTCACAGGAGATGGGTGTGAAACTAGGTCATGAG GTTGGCTATTCCATTCGGTTTGAAGATTGTACTTCAGAGAAAACTATTCTGAAATATATGACAGATGGGATGTTGTTGCGTGAATTCCTTGGTGAGCCTGACTTGGCCAGTTACAG TGTTGTGATGGTGGATGAGGCACATGAGAGAACACTCTCAACAGACATTTTATTTGGTTTAGTGAAG GATATTTCTCGTTTCCGGAAAGATCTCAAATTGCTTATATCTAGTGCAACGCTTGATGCTGAGAAGTTCAGTGATTACTTTGACTCAGCCCCGATTTTTAAAATACCAGGAAGGCGGTTTCCTGTTGATATACATTTCACAAAGGCGCCTGAAGCAGATTACATTGATGCAGCCATAGTCACTGTTCTTCAAATTCACGTGACACAACCACCTGGTGACATTCTTGTATTTCTCACTGGACAGGAGGAAATAGAAACAGTTGATGAGATACTGAAGCATCGGACAAGGGGTTTAGGTACAAAGATAGCAGAGCTTATTATATGCCCAATTTATGCTAATCTTCCAACAGAGCTTCAGGCCAAAATCTTTGAACCAACACCAGAGGGAGCTCGCAAGGTTGTTTTGGCGACAAACATAGCCGAAACATCACTGACAATTGATGGTATTAAATATGTTGTTGACCCTGGATTCTGCAAGATAAAATCATATAATCCAAGGACAGGTATGGAGTCCTTGCAGATCAATCCAATCTCAAAGGCTTCTGCAATGCAAAGAGCCGGTAGGTCTGGACGTACTGGACCTGGAAAATGCTTTCGTTTGTATACAGCATATAATTATCACCATGACCTTGAAGATAACACTGTACCAGAAATACAGAGGACCAACCTTGCTAATGTTGTACTCACTCTGAAGAGCCTGGGGATTCATGACCTGGTGAATTTTGATTTCATGGATCCACCCCCCTCCGAGGCAATACTGAAAGCCCTTGAGCTACTATTTGCTCTTAGTGCATTAAATAGTAAGGGAGAATTGACCATGGTTGGGAGAAGGATGGCAGAGTTTCCTTTGGATCCCATGCTTTCCAAGATGATTGTTGCATCAGACAAATACAAATGTTCTGATGAGATTATTTCAATTGCTGCAATGTTGTCTGTGGGAAATTCAATATTCTACCGACCAAAGGACAAACAAGTTCATGCAGACAATGCAAGGCTAAATTTCCACACAGGAAATGTTGGGGACCATATTGCACTACTGAAT GTCTACAATTCATGGAAAGAAACTAATTTCTCCACCCAATGGTGCTATGAAAACTACATACAG GTCCGGAGTATGAAACGGGCTAGGGATATCAGAGACCAGCTGGAGGGTCTCTTGGAAAGAGTTGAGATTGAAATCACCGCAAGTCCCAATGATTTGGATGCAGTAAAGAAGGCTATCACTTCAG GTTTTTTCCATCATTCAGCAAGGCTGCAGAAAACTGGAGCATATAAAACTGTCAAAAATCCCCAAACAGTATACATACACCCCAGCTCTGGTCTAGCACAG gtGCTTCCACGATGGGTCATTTATCATGAACTCGTGCTTACTGCCAAAGAGTACATGCGCCAG GTTATCGAATTGAAACCAGACTGGTTGGTGGAAATCGCACCTCATTACTACAAGTTGAAGGATGTTGAAGATA CGGGGTCGAAGAAAATGCCTCGTGGGCAAGGCCGAGCTGCTATGGATTGA
- the LOC120263393 gene encoding pre-mRNA-splicing factor ATP-dependent RNA helicase DEAH1 isoform X2 — MASESYLKTWVSDKLMTLMGYSKSVVVQYVIRLSKESSSPSDLLSKLLEYGFSSSADTRSFAEEIFAKVPHRQSGMSDYQKQEKEAALFAKKQMSYKLLDADDDDDEGAGSVTATSAASQPGKKESHRKRFRRKNETQDDEDDEVTTSKDVGRQVRSRTSEVDDGDDGDDDSESEAARIRDQEARERLERNIRERDAAGTRKLMEPKVSKKEEEEMIRRSAAMEQDDTSDLRVVSRQMYLQKRREKKLLELRDDIIDHEYLFEGVKLTEAEEREFRYKKQIFELAKEHVENLDDIDEYRMPDAYDQEGGVNQEKRFAAAVQRYKDSAVGDKMNPFAEQEAWEEHQIGKATLKFGSKNKKQAVDDYQYVFEDGIDFIKESVMDGVQYEDALDGETPEDVAAKSALQKIQDDRKTLPIYPYREELLQAVNDHQVLVIVGETGSGKTTQIPQYLHEAGYTKHGKVGCTQPRRVAAMSVAARVSQEMGVKLGHEVGYSIRFEDCTSEKTILKYMTDGMLLREFLGEPDLASYSVVMVDEAHERTLSTDILFGLVKDISRFRKDLKLLISSATLDAEKFSDYFDSAPIFKIPGRRFPVDIHFTKAPEADYIDAAIVTVLQIHVTQPPGDILVFLTGQEEIETVDEILKHRTRGLGTKIAELIICPIYANLPTELQAKIFEPTPEGARKVVLATNIAETSLTIDGIKYVVDPGFCKIKSYNPRTGMESLQINPISKASAMQRAGRSGRTGPGKCFRLYTAYNYHHDLEDNTVPEIQRTNLANVVLTLKSLGIHDLVNFDFMDPPPSEAILKALELLFALSALNSKGELTMVGRRMAEFPLDPMLSKMIVASDKYKCSDEIISIAAMLSVGNSIFYRPKDKQVHADNARLNFHTGNVGDHIALLNVYNSWKETNFSTQWCYENYIQVRSMKRARDIRDQLEGLLERVEIEITASPNDLDAVKKAITSGFFHHSARLQKTGAYKTVKNPQTVYIHPSSGLAQVLPRWVIYHELVLTAKEYMRQVIELKPDWLVEIAPHYYKLKDVEDTGSKKMPRGQGRAAMD, encoded by the exons ATGGCAAGCGAGAGCTACTTGAAAACTTGGGTTTCGGATAAGCTGATGACTCTGATGGGATACTCCAAGAGCGTTGTCGTGCAATATGTTATCCGTTTGT CTAAGGAATCGTCTTCACCCTCTGATCTTCTAAGCAAGTTGTTGGAATATGGGTTTTCTTCATCAGCAGACACACGGTCGTTTGCTGAAGAGATATTTGCTAAAGTTCCTCACAGACAATCTGGTATGAGT GATTACCAAAAACAGGAAAAAGAAGCAGCTTTGTTTGCAAAGAAGCAAATGAGTTACAAATTGTTGGATgctgatgatgacgatgatgaagGAGCTGGCTCAGTAACTGCCACCTCTGCAGCTTCTCAGCCTGGAAAAAAAGAGTCCCATAGAAAGCGttttaggaggaaaaatgaaacccaagatgatgaagatgatgag GTGACTACATCCAAAGATGTTGGGCGCCAAGTTCGAAGCCGTACTTCTGAGGTTGATGATGGCGATGATGGCGATGATGACAGTGAG TCAGAAGCAGCTAGAATACGTGATCAAGAAGCAAGAGAGCGACTGGAAaggaatattagagaaagagatGCAGCTGGAACTCGGAAG TTGATGGAACCCAAGGTTTCGAAGAAGGAGGAAG AGGAGATGATTCGAAGATCTGCAGCTATGGAGCAAGACGACACTTCAGATCTAAG AGTGGTGTCGAGACAAATGTATTTGCAGAAAAGGCGAGAGAAGAAGCTTTTGGAGCTGCG GGATGATATTATAGACCATGAGTATCTCTTTGAGGGTGTCAAGTTGACAGAAGCAGAAGAGCGCGAGTTTAG GTACAAGAAACAAATTTTTGAGCTTGCCAAAGAGCATGTAGAAAATCTTGATGATATTGATGAG TATAGGATGCCTGATGCATATGATCAAGAGGGGGGTGTAAATCAAGAGAAAAGATTTGCTGCAGCTGTGCAGCGATACAA GGATTCTGCTGTGGGTGATAAAATGAATCCGTTTGCAGAACAAGAAGCATGGGAAGAACACCAAATTG GTAAGGCAACCCTAAAGTTTGGCTCTAAGAACAAAAAACAAGCAGTGGATGATTATCA GTATGTTTTTGAGGATGGGATTGACTTCATCAAGGAATCTGTTATGGATGGTGTCCAG TATGAAGATGCATTGGATGGCGAGACTCCTGAAGATGTTGCTGCAAAATCTGCACTTCAAAAGATTCAA GATGATAGGAAGACCTTGCCCATCTATCCTTATCGCGAAGAACTACTCCAGGCTGTTAATGATCATCAG gTCCTTGTAATTGTTGGGGAGACTGGCTCTGGAAAGACTACTCAGATACCTCAATACCTTCATGAAGCTGGATATACAAAACATGGGAAG GTTGGATGCACACAACCACGACGTGTTGCAGCCATGAGTGTTGCTGCACGAGTGTCACAGGAGATGGGTGTGAAACTAGGTCATGAG GTTGGCTATTCCATTCGGTTTGAAGATTGTACTTCAGAGAAAACTATTCTGAAATATATGACAGATGGGATGTTGTTGCGTGAATTCCTTGGTGAGCCTGACTTGGCCAGTTACAG TGTTGTGATGGTGGATGAGGCACATGAGAGAACACTCTCAACAGACATTTTATTTGGTTTAGTGAAG GATATTTCTCGTTTCCGGAAAGATCTCAAATTGCTTATATCTAGTGCAACGCTTGATGCTGAGAAGTTCAGTGATTACTTTGACTCAGCCCCGATTTTTAAAATACCAGGAAGGCGGTTTCCTGTTGATATACATTTCACAAAGGCGCCTGAAGCAGATTACATTGATGCAGCCATAGTCACTGTTCTTCAAATTCACGTGACACAACCACCTGGTGACATTCTTGTATTTCTCACTGGACAGGAGGAAATAGAAACAGTTGATGAGATACTGAAGCATCGGACAAGGGGTTTAGGTACAAAGATAGCAGAGCTTATTATATGCCCAATTTATGCTAATCTTCCAACAGAGCTTCAGGCCAAAATCTTTGAACCAACACCAGAGGGAGCTCGCAAGGTTGTTTTGGCGACAAACATAGCCGAAACATCACTGACAATTGATGGTATTAAATATGTTGTTGACCCTGGATTCTGCAAGATAAAATCATATAATCCAAGGACAGGTATGGAGTCCTTGCAGATCAATCCAATCTCAAAGGCTTCTGCAATGCAAAGAGCCGGTAGGTCTGGACGTACTGGACCTGGAAAATGCTTTCGTTTGTATACAGCATATAATTATCACCATGACCTTGAAGATAACACTGTACCAGAAATACAGAGGACCAACCTTGCTAATGTTGTACTCACTCTGAAGAGCCTGGGGATTCATGACCTGGTGAATTTTGATTTCATGGATCCACCCCCCTCCGAGGCAATACTGAAAGCCCTTGAGCTACTATTTGCTCTTAGTGCATTAAATAGTAAGGGAGAATTGACCATGGTTGGGAGAAGGATGGCAGAGTTTCCTTTGGATCCCATGCTTTCCAAGATGATTGTTGCATCAGACAAATACAAATGTTCTGATGAGATTATTTCAATTGCTGCAATGTTGTCTGTGGGAAATTCAATATTCTACCGACCAAAGGACAAACAAGTTCATGCAGACAATGCAAGGCTAAATTTCCACACAGGAAATGTTGGGGACCATATTGCACTACTGAAT GTCTACAATTCATGGAAAGAAACTAATTTCTCCACCCAATGGTGCTATGAAAACTACATACAG GTCCGGAGTATGAAACGGGCTAGGGATATCAGAGACCAGCTGGAGGGTCTCTTGGAAAGAGTTGAGATTGAAATCACCGCAAGTCCCAATGATTTGGATGCAGTAAAGAAGGCTATCACTTCAG GTTTTTTCCATCATTCAGCAAGGCTGCAGAAAACTGGAGCATATAAAACTGTCAAAAATCCCCAAACAGTATACATACACCCCAGCTCTGGTCTAGCACAG gtGCTTCCACGATGGGTCATTTATCATGAACTCGTGCTTACTGCCAAAGAGTACATGCGCCAG GTTATCGAATTGAAACCAGACTGGTTGGTGGAAATCGCACCTCATTACTACAAGTTGAAGGATGTTGAAGATA CGGGGTCGAAGAAAATGCCTCGTGGGCAAGGCCGAGCTGCTATGGATTGA
- the LOC120263393 gene encoding pre-mRNA-splicing factor ATP-dependent RNA helicase DEAH1 isoform X3, with the protein MGFLHQQTHGRLLKRYLLKFLTDNLDYQKQEKEAALFAKKQMSYKLLDADDDDDEGAGSVTATSAASQPGKKESHRKRFRRKNETQDDEDDEVTTSKDVGRQVRSRTSEVDDGDDGDDDSESEAARIRDQEARERLERNIRERDAAGTRKLMEPKVSKKEEEEMIRRSAAMEQDDTSDLRVVSRQMYLQKRREKKLLELRDDIIDHEYLFEGVKLTEAEEREFRYKKQIFELAKEHVENLDDIDEYRMPDAYDQEGGVNQEKRFAAAVQRYKDSAVGDKMNPFAEQEAWEEHQIGKATLKFGSKNKKQAVDDYQYVFEDGIDFIKESVMDGVQVERHKTFFSLDSYICCGCYLLNAVLILDVYSSSMKMHWMARLLKMLLQNLHFKRFKYDVFNNFRLANFSIAYDDRKTLPIYPYREELLQAVNDHQVLVIVGETGSGKTTQIPQYLHEAGYTKHGKVGCTQPRRVAAMSVAARVSQEMGVKLGHEVGYSIRFEDCTSEKTILKYMTDGMLLREFLGEPDLASYSVVMVDEAHERTLSTDILFGLVKDISRFRKDLKLLISSATLDAEKFSDYFDSAPIFKIPGRRFPVDIHFTKAPEADYIDAAIVTVLQIHVTQPPGDILVFLTGQEEIETVDEILKHRTRGLGTKIAELIICPIYANLPTELQAKIFEPTPEGARKVVLATNIAETSLTIDGIKYVVDPGFCKIKSYNPRTGMESLQINPISKASAMQRAGRSGRTGPGKCFRLYTAYNYHHDLEDNTVPEIQRTNLANVVLTLKSLGIHDLVNFDFMDPPPSEAILKALELLFALSALNSKGELTMVGRRMAEFPLDPMLSKMIVASDKYKCSDEIISIAAMLSVGNSIFYRPKDKQVHADNARLNFHTGNVGDHIALLNVYNSWKETNFSTQWCYENYIQVRSMKRARDIRDQLEGLLERVEIEITASPNDLDAVKKAITSGFFHHSARLQKTGAYKTVKNPQTVYIHPSSGLAQVLPRWVIYHELVLTAKEYMRQVIELKPDWLVEIAPHYYKLKDVEDTGSKKMPRGQGRAAMD; encoded by the exons ATGGGTTTTCTTCATCAGCAGACACACGGTCGTTTGCTGAAGAGATATTTGCTAAAGTTCCTCACAGACAATCTG GATTACCAAAAACAGGAAAAAGAAGCAGCTTTGTTTGCAAAGAAGCAAATGAGTTACAAATTGTTGGATgctgatgatgacgatgatgaagGAGCTGGCTCAGTAACTGCCACCTCTGCAGCTTCTCAGCCTGGAAAAAAAGAGTCCCATAGAAAGCGttttaggaggaaaaatgaaacccaagatgatgaagatgatgag GTGACTACATCCAAAGATGTTGGGCGCCAAGTTCGAAGCCGTACTTCTGAGGTTGATGATGGCGATGATGGCGATGATGACAGTGAG TCAGAAGCAGCTAGAATACGTGATCAAGAAGCAAGAGAGCGACTGGAAaggaatattagagaaagagatGCAGCTGGAACTCGGAAG TTGATGGAACCCAAGGTTTCGAAGAAGGAGGAAG AGGAGATGATTCGAAGATCTGCAGCTATGGAGCAAGACGACACTTCAGATCTAAG AGTGGTGTCGAGACAAATGTATTTGCAGAAAAGGCGAGAGAAGAAGCTTTTGGAGCTGCG GGATGATATTATAGACCATGAGTATCTCTTTGAGGGTGTCAAGTTGACAGAAGCAGAAGAGCGCGAGTTTAG GTACAAGAAACAAATTTTTGAGCTTGCCAAAGAGCATGTAGAAAATCTTGATGATATTGATGAG TATAGGATGCCTGATGCATATGATCAAGAGGGGGGTGTAAATCAAGAGAAAAGATTTGCTGCAGCTGTGCAGCGATACAA GGATTCTGCTGTGGGTGATAAAATGAATCCGTTTGCAGAACAAGAAGCATGGGAAGAACACCAAATTG GTAAGGCAACCCTAAAGTTTGGCTCTAAGAACAAAAAACAAGCAGTGGATGATTATCA GTATGTTTTTGAGGATGGGATTGACTTCATCAAGGAATCTGTTATGGATGGTGTCCAGGTGGAAAGacataaaacatttttttcccttgattcTTACATTTGCTGTGGTTGTTATCTCCTGAATGCTGTTCTGATCTTAGATGTGTATTCAAGCAGTATGAAGATGCATTGGATGGCGAGACTCCTGAAGATGTTGCTGCAAAATCTGCACTTCAAAAGATTCAAGTATGACGTCTTTAACAACTTTCGGCTTGCAAATTTTTCCATTGCTTAT GATGATAGGAAGACCTTGCCCATCTATCCTTATCGCGAAGAACTACTCCAGGCTGTTAATGATCATCAG gTCCTTGTAATTGTTGGGGAGACTGGCTCTGGAAAGACTACTCAGATACCTCAATACCTTCATGAAGCTGGATATACAAAACATGGGAAG GTTGGATGCACACAACCACGACGTGTTGCAGCCATGAGTGTTGCTGCACGAGTGTCACAGGAGATGGGTGTGAAACTAGGTCATGAG GTTGGCTATTCCATTCGGTTTGAAGATTGTACTTCAGAGAAAACTATTCTGAAATATATGACAGATGGGATGTTGTTGCGTGAATTCCTTGGTGAGCCTGACTTGGCCAGTTACAG TGTTGTGATGGTGGATGAGGCACATGAGAGAACACTCTCAACAGACATTTTATTTGGTTTAGTGAAG GATATTTCTCGTTTCCGGAAAGATCTCAAATTGCTTATATCTAGTGCAACGCTTGATGCTGAGAAGTTCAGTGATTACTTTGACTCAGCCCCGATTTTTAAAATACCAGGAAGGCGGTTTCCTGTTGATATACATTTCACAAAGGCGCCTGAAGCAGATTACATTGATGCAGCCATAGTCACTGTTCTTCAAATTCACGTGACACAACCACCTGGTGACATTCTTGTATTTCTCACTGGACAGGAGGAAATAGAAACAGTTGATGAGATACTGAAGCATCGGACAAGGGGTTTAGGTACAAAGATAGCAGAGCTTATTATATGCCCAATTTATGCTAATCTTCCAACAGAGCTTCAGGCCAAAATCTTTGAACCAACACCAGAGGGAGCTCGCAAGGTTGTTTTGGCGACAAACATAGCCGAAACATCACTGACAATTGATGGTATTAAATATGTTGTTGACCCTGGATTCTGCAAGATAAAATCATATAATCCAAGGACAGGTATGGAGTCCTTGCAGATCAATCCAATCTCAAAGGCTTCTGCAATGCAAAGAGCCGGTAGGTCTGGACGTACTGGACCTGGAAAATGCTTTCGTTTGTATACAGCATATAATTATCACCATGACCTTGAAGATAACACTGTACCAGAAATACAGAGGACCAACCTTGCTAATGTTGTACTCACTCTGAAGAGCCTGGGGATTCATGACCTGGTGAATTTTGATTTCATGGATCCACCCCCCTCCGAGGCAATACTGAAAGCCCTTGAGCTACTATTTGCTCTTAGTGCATTAAATAGTAAGGGAGAATTGACCATGGTTGGGAGAAGGATGGCAGAGTTTCCTTTGGATCCCATGCTTTCCAAGATGATTGTTGCATCAGACAAATACAAATGTTCTGATGAGATTATTTCAATTGCTGCAATGTTGTCTGTGGGAAATTCAATATTCTACCGACCAAAGGACAAACAAGTTCATGCAGACAATGCAAGGCTAAATTTCCACACAGGAAATGTTGGGGACCATATTGCACTACTGAAT GTCTACAATTCATGGAAAGAAACTAATTTCTCCACCCAATGGTGCTATGAAAACTACATACAG GTCCGGAGTATGAAACGGGCTAGGGATATCAGAGACCAGCTGGAGGGTCTCTTGGAAAGAGTTGAGATTGAAATCACCGCAAGTCCCAATGATTTGGATGCAGTAAAGAAGGCTATCACTTCAG GTTTTTTCCATCATTCAGCAAGGCTGCAGAAAACTGGAGCATATAAAACTGTCAAAAATCCCCAAACAGTATACATACACCCCAGCTCTGGTCTAGCACAG gtGCTTCCACGATGGGTCATTTATCATGAACTCGTGCTTACTGCCAAAGAGTACATGCGCCAG GTTATCGAATTGAAACCAGACTGGTTGGTGGAAATCGCACCTCATTACTACAAGTTGAAGGATGTTGAAGATA CGGGGTCGAAGAAAATGCCTCGTGGGCAAGGCCGAGCTGCTATGGATTGA